The following are encoded together in the Aciduricibacillus chroicocephali genome:
- the efp gene encoding elongation factor P, whose translation MISVNEFKTGLTIEMDNDVWQVIEFQHVKPGKGAAFVRSKLRNLKSGNIQEKTFRAGEKVGKAHVEHRKMQYLYATGDAHAFMDMESYEQIELQGSQIEYELKFIKENMEVSIIQYNDEILGVDLPNNVELEVVETEPGIKGDTASGGSKPATVETGLTVQVPFFINKGDKLVINTSDGKYVSRA comes from the coding sequence ATGATTTCAGTAAACGAGTTTAAAACAGGCCTAACTATTGAAATGGATAACGATGTTTGGCAAGTAATTGAATTCCAGCATGTAAAGCCAGGAAAAGGAGCTGCTTTCGTACGCTCGAAGCTTCGTAACTTGAAGTCCGGCAACATTCAGGAAAAGACATTCCGTGCAGGTGAAAAAGTTGGTAAAGCTCATGTTGAGCATCGCAAAATGCAATATTTGTATGCAACTGGTGATGCTCATGCATTCATGGATATGGAATCTTACGAGCAAATTGAACTTCAAGGCAGCCAGATTGAATATGAATTGAAATTCATCAAAGAAAATATGGAAGTTTCTATTATCCAATACAATGATGAGATTCTTGGTGTCGACCTTCCGAATAACGTTGAACTTGAAGTGGTCGAAACAGAACCTGGAATTAAAGGAGATACAGCGAGCGGTGGTTCGAAGCCAGCTACTGTTGAAACAGGACTGACTGTACAAGTTCCATTCTTCATCAACAAAGGGGACAAGCTTGTCATCAACACGTCTGATGGCAAATATGTTTCCCGAGCATAA
- the spoIIIAE gene encoding stage III sporulation protein AE, with translation MRRSKQSIFLLILISLFFFHSPDLASAQSKEEPPEESFQKELAEQISLDGVQEYWDKLGSEYKGFLPELEKTSIKEFLLSKDAFSGKQIIKGLLSFLFQELVSNGKLLGMLLVLVMFSAMLQTMHSAFEQSTVSKIAYFVVYLVLLFIAMNSFYSAFDYTRQSIEMMGGFMTALLPLLLGIMASFGNLLSVSFFHPVIVFLIYASSLVISKFVLPLLFLSALILIISSLNERFRINHLASLMKTVALGTLGAFLALFLGAISIQGAASAVQDGVAMKTTKFIAGNFIPVVGRTFTDAADTIFAASLILKNGIGIIGAVLLLLIAFFPAIKILVIAIIYKIAAAVLQPIGDGPIIETLNTISKYMIHILACLLACAMMFFLSIVIIAAASNVTILMR, from the coding sequence ATGCGACGTAGCAAACAATCTATTTTCCTGCTGATCCTGATATCACTATTCTTCTTCCACTCTCCAGATCTGGCAAGTGCTCAGAGTAAGGAAGAACCGCCTGAGGAGTCTTTTCAGAAAGAGCTGGCGGAGCAGATTTCCTTGGATGGAGTTCAAGAATACTGGGACAAGCTTGGCTCTGAATACAAAGGATTCCTCCCCGAACTTGAGAAGACATCCATTAAGGAGTTCCTGCTAAGTAAAGATGCATTCTCTGGAAAGCAAATTATTAAAGGACTCCTTTCGTTTCTTTTTCAGGAGCTGGTCTCAAATGGAAAGCTTCTAGGAATGCTTCTCGTACTCGTAATGTTTTCTGCAATGCTGCAGACAATGCATTCCGCATTTGAGCAGAGCACGGTTAGCAAAATTGCCTACTTCGTTGTTTATCTTGTTTTGCTTTTTATTGCGATGAACAGTTTTTATTCTGCATTTGACTATACGAGGCAGTCCATTGAAATGATGGGTGGATTCATGACTGCACTTCTACCCCTGCTTCTAGGTATTATGGCATCATTTGGGAATTTGCTTTCAGTTTCATTCTTCCATCCGGTCATCGTGTTCCTCATCTATGCTAGCAGCCTGGTCATCTCAAAATTTGTCTTGCCGCTTCTGTTCCTCTCAGCACTTATCTTAATCATCAGCAGTTTGAATGAGCGGTTCCGCATCAATCATCTGGCAAGTTTGATGAAGACAGTCGCACTCGGCACACTTGGAGCCTTCCTTGCTCTTTTCCTCGGAGCTATCTCGATTCAAGGGGCAGCCAGTGCTGTACAGGATGGGGTAGCAATGAAGACGACCAAGTTTATCGCTGGCAATTTTATTCCTGTTGTTGGACGAACCTTTACAGATGCCGCTGATACAATTTTCGCCGCTTCGCTCATATTGAAAAATGGAATTGGCATTATCGGAGCTGTTCTGCTACTCCTGATTGCTTTCTTTCCCGCTATCAAAATACTCGTTATTGCCATTATCTACAAAATTGCAGCTGCAGTACTTCAGCCAATAGGGGACGGACCGATCATCGAAACGTTGAACACGATCAGCAAGTATATGATTCATATCCTTGCCTGCCTCCTTGCCTGTGCCATGATGTTTTTCCTATCCATTGTCATTATTGCAGCCGCAAGCAATGTAACAATTCTCATGAGGTAG
- a CDS encoding M24 family metallopeptidase, whose protein sequence is MEKLKKLRERFADAGVDGMLITSPVNRRYISGFTGTAGAVLITAKDALFITDFRYTEQAEAQVKGFKVIEMKGTMNAEINQFIKELGIKHLGFEKLHVTFGEHESFKKVFETELIPVGGIIEEIRLIKTDEELSIMKKAAQIADDAFEYIQTKIAPGVREIEIANELEFFMRRQGATSSSFDIIVASGWRSAMPHGVASNKEIKSGELVTLDFGALYEGYCSDITRTVAVGEISDELDKIYHTVLEAQLRGVEGIKPGMTGKEADALTRDVINNAGYGKYFGHSTGHGLGMDVHEQPSLSHRTETKLVPGMVVTVEPGIYVPEVGGCRIEDDILITQNGNERLTKSKKELIHL, encoded by the coding sequence ATGGAAAAATTGAAAAAGTTGAGAGAGAGATTTGCAGATGCTGGTGTTGATGGCATGCTGATAACAAGTCCGGTGAATCGCAGATATATCTCCGGATTCACAGGAACTGCTGGTGCTGTCCTCATTACAGCAAAAGATGCGCTGTTCATTACCGATTTCCGTTATACAGAACAGGCCGAAGCTCAAGTAAAGGGCTTCAAGGTTATCGAAATGAAGGGCACGATGAATGCAGAAATCAACCAATTCATCAAGGAACTAGGAATCAAGCATCTCGGTTTTGAAAAACTCCATGTCACATTTGGAGAACATGAATCGTTTAAAAAGGTATTCGAAACAGAGCTAATTCCTGTTGGAGGAATTATTGAAGAAATCCGTCTGATCAAGACTGATGAGGAACTTTCAATCATGAAAAAGGCAGCTCAGATCGCTGACGATGCCTTTGAATATATTCAAACGAAAATTGCTCCTGGTGTGAGAGAGATTGAAATTGCCAATGAGCTCGAATTTTTCATGCGTCGCCAAGGAGCGACTTCTTCAAGTTTTGATATTATCGTAGCCTCTGGTTGGCGCTCTGCTATGCCACATGGTGTTGCATCTAATAAGGAAATCAAATCTGGAGAACTTGTAACTTTGGATTTTGGTGCGCTATATGAGGGGTATTGTTCAGATATCACGAGAACAGTTGCTGTCGGTGAAATCAGTGATGAATTGGACAAAATCTATCATACTGTTCTTGAAGCACAACTCCGTGGAGTTGAAGGGATCAAGCCGGGAATGACTGGTAAGGAAGCGGATGCCCTTACAAGAGATGTCATTAACAATGCAGGGTATGGCAAGTATTTTGGCCATTCAACGGGGCACGGTCTAGGTATGGATGTGCATGAACAACCATCACTTTCTCACCGTACAGAAACAAAACTCGTACCTGGAATGGTCGTAACAGTGGAACCTGGTATTTATGTGCCAGAAGTGGGTGGATGTCGTATAGAAGATGACATTCTTATAACACAAAATGGCAACGAAAGACTCACAAAGTCGAAAAAAGAATTAATTCATCTCTAA
- the spoIIIAB gene encoding stage III sporulation protein SpoIIIAB, producing the protein MLAWTGAIFLVGAATWAGFEYSRQLDMRPKQIRQLKNALQILEAEIVYSQTPLQQAFHRIARQVPEPTASLFQNLAESLLDQNRNLPDIWCKHVEDHCEVTALGPNEKEVLVQFGRTLGMHELQQQKKQLLLASSHLERELEEARSRQDKYGNMAKMLGFLAGLFILLLFI; encoded by the coding sequence ATGTTAGCCTGGACAGGCGCAATCTTTCTTGTCGGAGCAGCGACATGGGCAGGTTTTGAATATAGCCGCCAGCTGGACATGCGTCCAAAGCAGATCCGCCAGCTGAAGAATGCCCTGCAAATACTTGAAGCAGAAATCGTCTATAGTCAGACTCCGCTTCAGCAAGCTTTTCATAGAATAGCGCGCCAAGTTCCCGAACCAACAGCTAGTTTATTTCAGAACTTAGCTGAAAGCCTTTTGGATCAAAATCGTAATTTGCCAGATATTTGGTGCAAACATGTCGAGGATCATTGCGAAGTAACAGCACTCGGTCCAAATGAAAAAGAAGTGCTTGTCCAGTTTGGACGCACACTTGGAATGCATGAACTGCAACAACAGAAAAAGCAGCTTCTTCTCGCATCCAGTCATTTGGAGAGAGAACTTGAAGAAGCGAGATCACGTCAGGATAAATACGGAAATATGGCCAAAATGCTCGGTTTTTTGGCGGGCTTGTTCATTTTACTTTTGTTCATTTAG
- the accC gene encoding acetyl-CoA carboxylase biotin carboxylase subunit: MIKKLLIANRGEIAVRIIRACKEMGIETVAVYSEADKESLHVKLADEAYCIGPIAARDSYLNFTNIMSIATSIGVDAIHPGYGFLAENADFAEICRACNVTFVGPSPEAIQQMGIKDVARETMKKAGVPIVPGSEGIIRDEEDGLKIAKEIGFPVIIKATAGGGGKGIRVARTEEELIKGIRVTRKEAETAFGNPGLYIEKFIEDFRHVEIQIIADTHGNAVHLGERDCSIQRRLQKLIEETPSPAVTPEIREAMGSAAVKAAKAVNYVGAGTIEFIFDRKSKQFYFMEMNTRIQVEHPVTEMVTGYDLIKEMIRVSDGEPLSFTQEEVEFEGCAIECRINAENPFKNFMPSAGKIDMYLAPGGFGVRVDSGAYPGYTISPHYDSMIAKLIVHAPTRDEAIRRMHRALDEFIVEGIHTTIPFHQLIMDNDVFIAGDFNTNFLEENKVLD; encoded by the coding sequence ATGATTAAAAAGCTCCTTATTGCCAACCGCGGAGAAATAGCTGTTCGGATTATTAGAGCATGCAAGGAAATGGGAATTGAGACTGTTGCAGTCTACTCGGAAGCAGATAAGGAATCTTTGCATGTAAAGCTTGCAGATGAAGCTTATTGCATTGGTCCGATCGCTGCTAGGGACAGCTATCTCAATTTCACAAATATCATGAGCATTGCCACATCCATAGGGGTAGACGCCATTCATCCTGGATACGGTTTTCTTGCTGAAAATGCCGATTTCGCTGAAATTTGCCGGGCTTGCAATGTAACATTTGTCGGCCCTTCTCCTGAAGCGATTCAGCAAATGGGAATTAAAGATGTAGCTCGTGAAACAATGAAAAAAGCTGGCGTCCCAATTGTGCCCGGCTCTGAAGGCATCATCCGTGATGAGGAAGATGGACTAAAAATTGCAAAAGAAATCGGTTTCCCAGTCATCATCAAAGCGACTGCAGGTGGTGGAGGCAAAGGGATTCGCGTTGCCCGTACAGAAGAGGAACTTATTAAAGGCATTCGAGTTACACGTAAGGAAGCTGAAACTGCCTTTGGTAATCCGGGTTTGTATATTGAGAAATTCATTGAGGACTTCCGTCATGTAGAAATTCAGATCATTGCCGATACGCATGGCAATGCTGTTCATCTCGGAGAGCGGGATTGTTCTATTCAGCGTCGACTTCAGAAATTAATTGAAGAAACGCCATCTCCAGCTGTTACACCTGAAATTCGTGAAGCAATGGGTAGTGCAGCCGTAAAAGCGGCAAAGGCTGTAAATTATGTTGGAGCTGGAACGATTGAATTTATTTTCGATCGCAAGAGCAAGCAATTTTACTTTATGGAAATGAACACGCGTATCCAAGTGGAGCATCCGGTTACTGAAATGGTAACAGGTTACGATTTGATTAAGGAAATGATTCGTGTATCTGACGGAGAGCCACTTTCCTTTACTCAGGAAGAGGTAGAGTTTGAAGGCTGCGCAATTGAATGCCGTATCAATGCGGAAAATCCATTCAAGAACTTCATGCCATCTGCAGGAAAAATTGACATGTATCTCGCTCCGGGTGGTTTTGGTGTTCGCGTTGATTCAGGGGCATATCCTGGGTACACAATTTCTCCACATTATGACTCAATGATTGCCAAGCTAATCGTCCATGCACCGACAAGAGATGAGGCGATTCGCCGTATGCATAGAGCTTTGGATGAGTTTATAGTGGAAGGAATCCATACGACAATTCCATTCCATCAGCTAATCATGGATAATGATGTATTTATCGCTGGTGATTTCAACACGAATTTCCTTGAAGAGAATAAAGTGCTCGATTAA
- the accB gene encoding acetyl-CoA carboxylase biotin carboxyl carrier protein, which yields MLKIEEIQEIIKLIDKSSINEFIYETNGTSVTVKKSADEYTIQQPAAVTAPPVIQQIEKPAEPVVQEQAPQIAAAEPATSTKKTVDYDYEIVSPMVGTLYHASSPDSDPFVQIGTKVSSNTTVCIVEAMKLFNEIEAEVDGEIVEILAEDGELVEFGQPLFRVKK from the coding sequence ATGCTAAAGATTGAAGAAATCCAAGAAATAATTAAACTGATCGACAAATCCTCCATTAATGAATTCATATATGAAACAAATGGTACAAGTGTTACGGTCAAGAAAAGTGCTGATGAGTATACAATACAGCAGCCAGCTGCAGTAACGGCTCCGCCTGTTATCCAGCAGATTGAAAAGCCTGCTGAACCTGTTGTACAGGAACAAGCTCCACAAATAGCAGCGGCAGAACCTGCTACTTCAACAAAGAAAACAGTAGATTATGATTATGAAATTGTTTCACCAATGGTCGGTACTTTGTACCATGCATCTTCACCGGACAGCGATCCATTCGTTCAGATCGGAACTAAAGTATCAAGCAACACGACTGTATGCATTGTAGAAGCGATGAAACTGTTCAACGAAATTGAAGCGGAAGTGGACGGAGAAATCGTAGAAATTCTAGCTGAAGACGGAGAACTAGTCGAATTTGGCCAACCGCTCTTCAGGGTGAAGAAATAA
- the spoIIIAD gene encoding stage III sporulation protein AD, producing MDILQIVLLGIVTSLLYVVLKDNIPSFAFFLIVVAGAGLMLLIIGKVGAVFELIETLGTKASINTIYLATIMKIIAISYIAELGMHLTKDAGLESIASKIELAGKITILLLAVPIITAVIEAILGFLPV from the coding sequence ATGGATATCTTGCAGATTGTTCTTCTTGGAATTGTGACAAGTCTTCTCTATGTCGTCCTCAAAGACAATATTCCATCATTTGCCTTCTTCCTCATAGTTGTTGCAGGGGCGGGACTTATGCTGCTGATCATAGGGAAAGTCGGGGCAGTATTCGAACTCATTGAAACACTCGGAACGAAAGCTTCCATTAATACGATTTACCTCGCTACAATCATGAAAATCATTGCAATTTCCTATATTGCTGAGCTCGGCATGCACCTTACAAAAGATGCGGGGCTTGAATCAATCGCTTCAAAAATAGAACTGGCCGGAAAGATTACGATACTTCTCCTGGCCGTACCAATTATCACTGCAGTAATAGAAGCAATCCTGGGCTTCCTGCCAGTCTGA
- the spoIIIAF gene encoding stage III sporulation protein AF — MEAKQWIYQIIAFLILAAIIDLLIPSTRLQKYVRLAIGMTMMLLFLKPVFHLFGTDVERLLERGVSPLFADKQETQIKNQVEMQKSEILGVRQAYISKQMAVQLKEQINPVLKERHQAEISNLELKVSDQAGEIEKAEAVLKQAEEEDAVAKVDTVIIGSPAKAEQKIPKKEEDAIRDILQKEWNLDKQQLTLLWEGGTTR, encoded by the coding sequence TTGGAGGCCAAACAATGGATATATCAGATTATCGCCTTTCTCATTCTCGCTGCTATTATTGATCTGCTCATTCCGTCGACCCGGCTGCAAAAGTATGTTCGGCTTGCAATAGGTATGACTATGATGCTTCTTTTCTTGAAGCCGGTATTCCATCTCTTTGGAACAGATGTGGAAAGGCTATTAGAAAGAGGTGTGAGCCCGCTCTTTGCTGACAAGCAGGAAACGCAAATTAAAAATCAGGTGGAAATGCAAAAAAGTGAAATACTCGGAGTGAGACAAGCATATATTTCAAAACAGATGGCTGTCCAGCTTAAAGAACAGATAAATCCAGTGCTTAAAGAACGGCATCAAGCTGAGATCTCCAACCTGGAATTGAAAGTTTCGGATCAAGCTGGGGAGATAGAAAAAGCGGAAGCCGTCCTGAAACAGGCAGAAGAGGAGGATGCTGTGGCAAAAGTGGACACGGTCATCATTGGGAGTCCGGCAAAAGCTGAACAAAAGATTCCAAAAAAAGAAGAAGATGCAATCCGGGACATTTTGCAGAAGGAATGGAATCTTGATAAGCAGCAATTGACACTGCTTTGGGAAGGAGGGACAACCCGGTGA
- a CDS encoding Asp23/Gls24 family envelope stress response protein, which produces MDEKHLLDIGIDETMGKVEIAPDVIEVIAGIAASEVTGVWSLRGSFAERLGKKTHSKGVKVDLRDDSIGIDLYAILKMGVSIPAVCQEIQQNIKQSIKSMTSLHVSEVNIHVVGMQAEERSASASGK; this is translated from the coding sequence ATGGATGAGAAACATTTGCTCGACATCGGTATTGATGAAACGATGGGAAAAGTGGAAATTGCTCCAGATGTCATTGAAGTGATTGCCGGTATTGCCGCTTCCGAGGTGACAGGAGTCTGGTCTCTTCGAGGTAGTTTCGCAGAACGACTCGGCAAGAAGACACACTCCAAAGGTGTCAAAGTAGACCTGCGGGACGATAGTATTGGAATTGACCTCTATGCAATCCTAAAAATGGGTGTTTCGATTCCGGCGGTCTGTCAGGAAATTCAGCAAAATATTAAACAATCAATTAAAAGCATGACATCCTTGCATGTTAGTGAAGTGAACATACACGTTGTTGGCATGCAGGCGGAGGAAAGATCTGCCTCTGCTTCAGGAAAATAA
- the spoIIIAG gene encoding stage III sporulation protein AG produces the protein MKKWLQQLFKTDSSSAKKKKTRYVIAVGLFGIVLLLMANLFTPKKEEPDEMQGALKEQLEEPAMTEAARGKKSETTDLESNYEEELRGMLEKIQGISDVEVMVNLDSTDVQVYEKNLVSGKQTTDETDTNGGSRTIEDQTEETQTVLVRQGDKEVPLLVHTKKPKVRGVFIIAKGTDSAETKKWVVESVSRVLDVPTHRVSVIPKK, from the coding sequence GTGAAAAAATGGCTGCAGCAACTGTTTAAAACCGATTCAAGTTCTGCAAAGAAGAAAAAAACACGTTATGTCATAGCCGTTGGACTGTTTGGGATTGTTTTGCTGCTTATGGCAAATCTTTTTACACCAAAAAAGGAAGAGCCGGATGAGATGCAAGGTGCTTTAAAAGAGCAGCTGGAAGAACCGGCAATGACTGAAGCAGCTCGTGGCAAGAAAAGCGAAACGACGGATCTCGAGAGCAATTATGAAGAGGAGCTCCGCGGCATGCTTGAGAAAATTCAAGGCATTTCAGACGTGGAAGTAATGGTCAACCTGGATTCGACAGATGTACAAGTATATGAAAAGAACCTCGTATCTGGTAAGCAGACAACCGATGAAACAGATACAAATGGCGGTTCCCGGACAATTGAGGATCAGACTGAAGAGACTCAGACAGTCCTTGTAAGGCAAGGAGACAAGGAAGTTCCGCTTCTGGTTCATACAAAAAAACCGAAAGTCAGAGGCGTTTTTATTATAGCAAAAGGTACTGATAGCGCAGAGACAAAGAAATGGGTAGTGGAATCCGTGTCCCGTGTGCTTGATGTACCGACGCACCGTGTATCTGTCATACCGAAAAAATAG
- the nusB gene encoding transcription antitermination factor NusB has translation MNRHQAREKAFQMLFQLELNKRELPDALKDNEGNALQDPFLMKLIEGVTAHKEEIDSLIASHLENWSFDRLAIAEKTILRIAVYEMRHMEDIPTNVSINEAVELANKYGDQKSGKFVNGVLSKF, from the coding sequence ATGAATCGGCACCAAGCCAGAGAGAAAGCTTTCCAGATGCTTTTCCAGCTTGAATTGAACAAGCGGGAACTTCCGGATGCATTGAAAGATAATGAAGGAAATGCGCTGCAAGATCCTTTCCTGATGAAACTTATTGAAGGCGTTACAGCTCACAAAGAAGAGATCGATTCACTAATTGCATCACATTTGGAAAATTGGTCATTTGATCGGCTTGCCATTGCTGAGAAAACGATTTTAAGGATTGCTGTATATGAGATGAGACACATGGAAGATATCCCAACAAATGTATCCATCAACGAAGCAGTCGAACTTGCAAACAAGTACGGCGATCAAAAATCAGGCAAGTTTGTAAATGGAGTGCTATCGAAATTCTAA
- a CDS encoding SpoIIIAH-like family protein — MLKKQTIWLLTMLSLMVVLSAYYMMSPNSEDLAYIDNGAKKTEGTKTANGPAKGNADLSAKAGKDAEMDEIRNVGKNEFFTTIRMEVQDERSKKKDRLNEVVASGSATAEEKNRALQDIDEIDKAASKESILQETILNADKKYEDVLVRAKEDKVQVHVKVKEMSREEAVNIMQLVKDEFGEVPVDINYQPTEG; from the coding sequence ATGTTGAAAAAACAAACGATCTGGCTCTTAACAATGCTCAGTTTGATGGTTGTACTAAGTGCTTATTATATGATGTCACCGAATAGTGAGGATCTTGCTTATATCGACAATGGAGCGAAAAAAACTGAAGGTACAAAAACTGCGAATGGTCCAGCTAAGGGGAATGCTGACCTTTCAGCGAAAGCCGGAAAAGATGCTGAAATGGATGAAATCCGCAATGTTGGTAAAAATGAATTCTTCACAACGATCAGAATGGAAGTCCAAGATGAGAGAAGCAAGAAAAAAGACCGCTTGAATGAAGTAGTAGCTTCAGGAAGCGCAACAGCTGAAGAGAAAAACAGAGCTTTGCAGGATATCGATGAAATCGATAAAGCAGCCTCAAAGGAATCCATTTTGCAGGAAACAATTCTAAATGCTGATAAAAAATATGAAGATGTACTAGTTCGAGCAAAAGAAGATAAAGTCCAAGTTCATGTTAAAGTAAAAGAGATGTCCCGTGAAGAAGCGGTCAACATTATGCAGCTTGTAAAAGATGAATTCGGTGAAGTGCCTGTCGACATTAATTACCAACCGACAGAAGGGTAA
- the spoIIIAA gene encoding stage III sporulation protein AA, with the protein MDEILRLFPESVKAILVRQIGERWNKLQEIRVRLGHPIELYFDDTFEWLQDERSDTGDCAYILNQLTEFSLYRLEEELQQGYITIRGGHRVGIAGTATVRSGCIQSLKHINFFNIRIAKEKIGAAQEILSYILTSDGTCRHTLIAGPPQSGKTTILRDLARLLANEADGMRARKLAIIDERSEIAASWNGCPQHDVGMRTDVLDAAPKAEGMLLMIRSMSPEIIIADEIGKVEDANAVKEAANAGVTLITSVHARSMDELKQRPVLSSLIEDRVFERIILLERNAVPGKIKSVLDTYGNPLRSWGGGSDVSLDRRNLSCRSSDMGRF; encoded by the coding sequence ATGGACGAAATTTTGCGATTGTTTCCAGAATCAGTTAAAGCGATTCTAGTTAGACAGATTGGAGAACGTTGGAACAAATTGCAGGAAATCAGGGTAAGACTTGGTCACCCGATCGAATTGTATTTTGATGATACGTTTGAATGGCTTCAGGATGAACGTTCTGATACGGGCGATTGTGCATATATTTTAAATCAATTGACTGAATTCTCCTTGTATAGGTTGGAGGAAGAGCTGCAGCAAGGTTATATCACAATACGAGGCGGCCATCGGGTTGGCATTGCAGGCACTGCTACTGTTCGATCAGGCTGCATACAATCTTTGAAGCATATAAATTTTTTCAACATTCGAATAGCCAAGGAAAAAATTGGAGCTGCTCAAGAAATATTGTCATACATTTTGACATCTGATGGTACTTGCAGGCATACATTGATTGCGGGGCCTCCTCAATCCGGGAAAACGACAATTCTCCGTGACCTTGCCCGTTTGTTGGCAAATGAAGCGGATGGGATGCGAGCAAGAAAGCTTGCCATTATTGATGAGAGATCAGAAATAGCAGCTTCATGGAATGGATGTCCGCAACATGATGTCGGTATGAGGACCGATGTCCTAGATGCAGCTCCAAAAGCTGAAGGGATGCTACTCATGATCCGCTCTATGTCCCCGGAAATCATAATAGCGGACGAAATTGGCAAAGTGGAAGACGCCAATGCTGTAAAAGAAGCTGCCAATGCAGGAGTAACGCTCATTACTTCGGTCCATGCACGCAGCATGGACGAGCTCAAGCAGAGACCAGTACTCAGCAGCCTTATTGAAGATAGGGTTTTTGAACGCATTATTCTTCTTGAGCGAAATGCAGTCCCAGGAAAAATTAAATCGGTTTTGGATACATACGGCAATCCGCTTAGGAGTTGGGGAGGTGGGTCGGATGTTAGCCTGGACAGGCGCAATCTTTCTTGTCGGAGCAGCGACATGGGCAGGTTTTGA
- the spoIIIAC gene encoding stage III sporulation protein AC gives MLSDATVLFQIAGIGIIVALIQSILKQMDKEEIGQFVTLAGFIIVLLLVINSLSTLFQQIKSVFLFQG, from the coding sequence ATGCTTTCGGATGCGACCGTTCTGTTCCAAATCGCCGGAATCGGCATCATCGTCGCACTTATTCAATCGATCCTGAAACAGATGGATAAAGAAGAAATTGGCCAATTCGTCACGCTGGCCGGCTTTATTATAGTCCTGCTGCTTGTTATCAATAGCCTGTCCACGCTATTCCAGCAGATCAAATCCGTCTTCCTGTTCCAAGGATAG